The Thamnophis elegans isolate rThaEle1 chromosome Z, rThaEle1.pri, whole genome shotgun sequence DNA window GATCAATGTTACAGCTAGAACATAGAAATGGTGGGGAACAAGTGTGCTGCATACTTCTAACATACTTTCCATCACAGATCCTTCGGATATGCACACGCTACACACCAGACCAGGACACCATGACCTTTTCTGATGGCCTGACCCTCAACCGCACTCAGATGCATAATGCAGGCTTTGGACCCCTCACAGACCTGGTCTTTGCCTTTGCCAACCAGCTGCTGCCACTTGAGATGGATGATGCTGAAACTGGACTCCTCAGCGCCATCTGCCTCATATGCGGAGGTGAGTGCCATTACTgggctaataaataataaataggatCAAGATTAAGTTTTggacatttgcatattttcaggGCTTGCCTATGGAATGCACAGAGGCATTGACCCTTACCTGCCAAAGGCAAGAGAGCAAGCTATCCATGCTGTGCACGTAGTATGCAGCCAGGTATCTTGATTTCAGATcgctaagaaaaatatatattgcataGCACTCTGATGACAAGTGCCATAATACCTGCTCAGGTATACTGTTTCTATGTGTGGCGGCTCACGAGTAAATAAGAAAACTCTGTAAACTCCAACCACTGTCACAATTGGCCCAAAACTAATTGAACTTGTCATTGTCAGCTGCCTTGTGGCTCACTACATTATTTCTTATGAGAAAAGTTTGTTAGATACTGATCGTTGCTGGCACTCATCATGCCTCCCGGagccaattaatgatgagtaccaatGTAACTAGTTCTCATTGGTACCGAATGTTTGTGAGCTTTCACATTTTGAACTAAGGGCTTTCATTATTCCtgcattataaaatttttgctacttaaaaaaacaaaacgaaTTTTCAACCATATAAGCCTCTCACCTCAACATTCACAGATACACCTGCATTTCAAAGTGAGTTTTACCATCTCTTTGAAGTTTattttgattaattaattaattcaagtTTGTAATTGTTTCTTTCAATGCAGACCTTCAATCAAAATAATGCATGGGAAAGGAAAatgacagatttttaaaaagagtaatAAATAGCTAAATGTCAGACCAATATATACTGAcctttttagaaagaaaaaaatcgaTCAGCAAAATTAATAAAGACAAATAATAGTAGAAACAAAGCACTAAGAAgataataacaaaacaaatgaccaaagtatgtatgtatgatttattatttaaatttattacgATCATCCAACTCCAATGTAGTCTAGGGATAGAATTCATATTAGAACATaggtagaacatagaatcatagggatgGAAGAAGGGACCTATGGTACAACCCCTTGCTtaaggcaggagatcttatatcaCTCCAGTCAAATAGTTGTCTTATCTATTTttgaaatctccagtgatggcacacccacaaaaacaaacaaaaaacattgattaattgttctcactgtcagaaaatttatccttacttctaacagaataacagagttggaagttcttctagtccaattccctgcttaggcaggaagccgtATATCACTTTAGACAagcggttgtccaatcttttctttaaaacttccagcgttggagcagccgcaacttctggagtcaattagatccactgattaactgttgtAACTgacatgaaatttctccttaattttaggttgtttctctcctcgattagtttctatccattgcttcttgtcctcccttcaggtgctttggggaatagattgatccccttttctttgtggcatctccttagatattggagcaatgctatcatgtcacccccaatccttcttttcattaaactagacacactctATTCCAGCAgcttttctttatgttttagcctccagtcccctaatcagctgTGTTGGTCTTTCCTACACTCTTTctaatctcaacatctttttacattgttacgaccaaaactggatgcattattccaagtatTCCAGTATTACCAGGCCAATATAAAGTGGTATTGACACTTcaaatgatcttgattctatgaactgcagcacactgctggctcatttttaagtgattgtctactaggactcaaTTGGACAATTGCTTAATATTACTCAATATTAATATTAGTCAAGTAACACCCAAAACCCATTTCTCAATTTTAAAACTACTTTTTTCATTAGTTCTTCCTGatcttataaattcatatttttaCCAACAGTTTTAGTTTTTGATTATTAATCTTAAAACTTGACAGAATACCAAAAATCCTCTATATTTTTCATCAGTAACTGAATCCCTTTCCAAGGAACTTGTAAAATCAAAACCAAATCATCTCTAAATTCTCTCAGCTTAAacgtctgttttgttttgtttttttagttctattatagaacagaacagaacagaataacagagttagaagagagcttggaggtcttctagtccaaccctcttcttaggcaggaaaccctataccatttcagacaaatggttatccagtctcttcttaaaaacttccagtgttagaacatttataacttctggaggcaagttgttccactgattaattgttctgtcaggaaatttcttcttagttttaagttgcttctctccttgattagtttctacccattgcttgggtgctttggagaatagcttgactgcctcttctgtgtgacaactcctgagatattagaacactgctatcatgtctcccctagtccttcttttcatcaaacctttcttttcatcaaacgATTATCTTCTTGCCTTATTTGATCTCTCTATTCAACACTTCAAGAACCAAAATAAACAACAAAGGGGACAAAAGACAATCTTGCCTCGTCCCCTTCTGGAGATCATATGGTTTAGTGAAATCACCTTTAACCATAATTGGAGCCTTCTGAGGCATATGTATCAACTTGAATCCTTGAATAAAGTTACCATCTAAGTTCATATCTTccagaattttaattttaaaaaaggccaATTCAAATTATTAACAGTTTTCTTTGCATCTAAGATTAATGTGGCTTGTTTTATGTCGTTTTGCAATATTCCAATATCCAATACAGTTCTTTTAATTGTCTTTTAGATTATAATCCAAATTGAATAAAGTGAATAaaatctttttaaacattttaaatctaTAGGCTAAAATTGATGTGAATAGTTTATAATTATTCAATaaggaaattggtctataattcttagtATGTGTTAAGTCTTGTCCTTCAATATTGGTCTCTTTCCAGGATTCTGGAATTGCATCTCCCTGTAAAATAGATATCTTTCTCTTTTAAGGGTTTATTAACGCCAAACAACCACAATTTTCTCAGTGTATTGCTTTTTCAAGATCCATTTTTCCTTGTTTTGTGATTTCatcctcattcattctctctgaaCACCATTTTTTTTATACTGTTCGTTTTGCTTCTGTATTCAATCCAGCACTGATTAATTACCACACCCTTTTAAAATAACTAATTTCCATTGTATTCAATTTACTTTAATGTGTCTTCTGACAAATCCAACTCTTGCTTCCATGTAACAATGTGAGGAGAACCAGTCTGATATTGTCATGCACTGGAGCATAATTTGTAGCTGTCACCAGTCTATGGATTCCTGCTTTCCTGCACACCACTTTGCTTTTTCTGACATATATTTTAGTCCTTTTATTTATAAATTGCCTACAGCTTCACTTCTCTACATGTATTCATCAACTCCACAAGATTAATCAGCTCTCCTCCACAAGATCAAACCACATTCGGTCATATCTATTACAACCTTCTCCTTTATTAtacaatctatttttctttcattctttttattttttagtttgtgGTATTTGCTACTCTTACATTCCAAGTCATGATTTCCATATGACTTTCAATTATTAATCTTTATTACGACCATGGATTATTAACATGAGAAGGGTAGAatacaataataattttaaaagttaaaaaatataatatatacttgTTAGTCAAGGGGGATTTTGTAATGATAGATTTACTTAGCCATATATGAACTTTTATGTGGGGTTTTGTATTTGCTTAGTGCTTTTAAACCTTTTTATAgattttttagaaatatttttgcttttatatttttttaactttaaaaaagagggacgcggtggctcagtggctaagacgttcagcttgttgatcagaaaggtcagcagttcagccatttgaattcctagtgctgcgtaacggagtgagctcccgttacatatcccagcttctgccaatccagcagtttgaaagcatgtaaaaatgcaagtagaaaaataggaaccacctttgatgggaaagtaacagcgttctgtatacctttggtgttcagtcatgccggtcatatgaccatagagacgtcttcagacaatgctggctctttggctttgaaacggagatgagcaccatcccctagagttgggaacgactagcacacatgtgcgaggggaacctttaccttaactttagaaatctttttatttttattttttagcttttaaaattattgtttataTTCCACTCTTGTTATACTAGCTTATGgccataataaatatttgattgattgattaaaaatACAGTCATGATAACTCCATAGACCTTATGGCATTGATCAATTTCAGtttttacaaattatttttcAGTAGAATAGTGGCTGAGTAGATTTGGTGGTACCTTTGCTACTTATTACATTATCTTATTATTGTCCTTACCATTATTAATGGTAAAGACAGTAATGATCAATTTTTGCAGATCTTGGTCAAGACTGGACTAGGGGATCCAGAGCCCAGTTTTATTCACAAGATGTTCACACTATTCCGTACATGCTAGGATCTTTAATCTAACATTTTTCTTGCAAGCCAGTACACCATCCAAGAAGGTATATGCAGTGTCTTGGTATGCAGAGTAATACTAAAAGGCAATTCATGTGATTTATTTGCTTACTAAAGTCACAATTCTATGTTAGAGAGTAATACatacaggttttattttttttactagtaCTCATTGTATGTGGACATTtctggaaagaaaagagggagggaagccaAAAGAAAGTGTGCTGTGCCCTGATCAATAGCACCACCAGGTGGTTAGATCTAAAAAGAGATTTATAATGATAATTGgtaatttttaaagcttttgagATAAGACCTGGGAAATGCCTGAATCCATTTATTCTAATTCCTTCAGATACTAATACTATTGACTGAAAAGATATAGATGAAACGTGTTCATAATACAGGGAGTCTTTGCTTAATGACAATTCATTCAGTTTTAATAAACTTACGACAAGTCCTCAAAATTCCAGCCATCGTAGAGtcttcacagtcatgtgatcataggtgtttggcaactgatttgcACATAAcagcagttgcagcatcccatggcaATATGATCACTATTTAaaatcttccctgctggctttccaTAAAAGCAGTATCAGTGTTTGGGAAAGTTACAAGTAACTttggaaaatccccccccccccctctgcatgCATGCTACAGTACCTCATTTCCACAACTTGTTCATGGCTTGTGCTGGCCCTCCAAGACCTGTCCTTGCCTCCCccatgcccctcccccccagctctTTCCCTGGGATTTCCACCACTTCCTATTTAGCAATTTACATGTTTTGGGTTTACGATAGCAGCCAAGATGATCAGGATTGTCATTGCTAAATGATGCACTCATGGAGAAATGCACTTTAAGATTCTATCACTTAGCCACAGCAATCCTGGTCTCAATTGCTGTTGTAACCCAGAACTCTCTGTTACTATGACAAAGCTTTCATTGAATGCTGCTAAACATTTGCTTTCATTATGAAGGTAAAAACATAAATATCATGGGTTTGTTTTTCACTTATATTTGACCTTTGCTGGTGAACTTAGTGCTCCCTTCTCCCACCACCATAATAACCCTGCAAGGTAGGTAATGAAGATTGactagctcaaagtcacccagcctgcttccatgcctaagggaaatctagaactcacaatctcccagcactttaaccactagagTAAATTCGTCTCATGCTCCGTTTTTGTTACGCATGACAGTGGCACACAAGTTTCTTTGATTATGCACAGGTAGCAGTcagccacacacacaccaccccaaTAAAGTGCCTTCCAAAAGATTTTGATAGCTGATGGATGATGGGAACTGAAGTCAAATCACATCTGGAGGATGCTAAGTTCAGAAACCCACAAAAGAAATGTTAAGTGATACATTTTAAGGCAAAGATTGTATTGGCACAGAGAAGATACGAAAAGtgaaatgtattcttttttttaataaaaagtttatttttaatttaaaacaaatacaacatccttctttacatgctatagaaagtgtatcagttggttacaaaaagactttcatgcatctcttccacagtcaacaaacataattcatattaactcaagtattttaactcaaatatttgatttgattttattgcatttatatgccgccctattcccggagggactcagggcggctaacaaatcaaagggaaggaatacagacaaggggaaaaacaacaaacaagcaactacaaaaagaatttaaaaacaatcaacagccacatagttcgagcggggacgggaactcgtcaactccaggcctgtcagaacagccaggttttaagggttttgcggaaggcctgaagggtggtgggggtccgaatctccacggggagctcgttccagagggccggagcagccacagagaaggccgtcctctgggtggtagccaatcggcattggccggtagatgggattcggaggaggcctactctgtgggatctaataggtctgttggaggtaattggcagcaggcggtctctcaagtacccaggtccaataccatgaagggctttataagtgacgactagcaccttgaagcgtatccggagaccaatgggcagccagtgcagctcgcggaggataggtataacatgggtgtaccggggtgcacccacaattgctcgcgcggctgtattctggacaagctgaagtctccgaatgctcttcaggggctgccccatgtagagtgcattgcagtagtccagtcttgaggtcacaagggcatgagtgactgttgtgagtgcctcccggttcaggtagggacgcaactggtgcaccaagcgaacctgggcaaatgtccccctggtcacagccgacaaatggtgttctaaagtcagctgtgagtccaggaggactccaaaattgcgaaccctgtctgaggggcgtacaatttcacccccagcctgagagatggaatatctggccaattgttgggaggaaaacacacaagccactcggtcttgtccggattgagtgcaagcttgtttacccctatccagaccctaacagcctccaggcactgacacatcacgtcaaccgcttcactgagttggcacggggcggacagatacaactgtgtattgtccgcatactggtgatattttatcccgtgccgtcgaatgatctcacccagcggcttcatgtagatgttaaacaggaggggggacaggaccaaaccctgcggcaccccacacttaaggggcctaggggtcgatctctgccctccaaccaacaccgactgcgacctgtctgagaggtaggaggagaaccaccgaaggacgatgcctcccacccccacctcacacaaccgtcgcagaaggataccatggtcgatggtatcgaaggccgctgagaggtcaaggagcactaggacggaggcatgacccccatccctggctctccagagatcatcggtcagcgcgaccaaagcagtttccgtgctgtagccaggcctgaatccagactgaaaggagtatagataatcggtttcatccaaggaccgccggagctgagaggccaccactttctcaacaaccttccccacgaaggggaggttggagactggacgatagttatttagaatggctggatccaaagatggcttcttcaggaggggtctcaccaccgccgcctttaatgcggggggaaagaacccctcccgaagggaggcggaaactatcgcctggatccagccccgtgtcacctccctgctgtcaTGTCattatcatcatacctccattttcatttgactataattatttaagcgtccttcatcataaaatataccaaaatttaatacataaccacatactggcctttcaattactatttctaaaatcctccactaacactgaatccttatgttctattctagctaaacatccataatatttaataacaaagttttgtaatcctcctttccaaatcactgtttaaagcttacatccagtttccttatgttatacctatatctatatatgcgaagtgaaatgtattctattccctttttaaTTGCCtcatctctccctcctctccagaCCGACAAGATCTTGAACAACCAGACCGAGTAGACCAATTGCAAGAACCTCTGCTGGAAGCCCTGAAAATCTATGTGAGAAAGAGGAGGCCTAGCAAACCCCATATGTTCCCCAAAATGCTGATGAAGATTACAGATCTACGGAGCATCAGTGCAAAAGGTAAGAGCAGAGTTTCAGACCCTCCAGTGGATAAaaaagtttttcttctttcttaaatCTGTAGGgaggaagatttttaaaaaatgaattcacAACTAAAAACTGTCTTGAACATTATATTCGAACATTATATTCGAAACCGAAAGGTAATTCTAGGAATACAGTGAGCATTCTTCAATATATATACCACACTTTTGAAGGTTTtgaaagtaaattatattgagtATTGTTTGCACCCTTAGAGTATATTCTCTTGGCTTACTTAGGAAATGCTCAGGTTATGTTTTGTATTGGTAAATCAGCTGTCTTCCCTCCCACAGGTGCTGAAAGAGTGATAACTTTGAAAATGGAAATTCCTGGATCAATGCCACCCCTCATCCAGGAAATGCTGGAAAACTCTGAAGGCATGGATTCTTTGGGGGGCTCAACAGGAGCTCCTTCCCGTATCAGTAGCTTAGCTCCACCTCCAGGCAGCTGCAGCCCTAGCCTCTCGCCCAGCTCCAACAGAAGCAGTCCTGCCACACATTCACCGTGACCATGCTGGACCCCTGAGCTAGTTGCTtgatcccccccacccctctgtgCACATCAGTCTTTTGCTTCCTGGGTCTGCCTGGACACACGTCTCAGGAGGAGCAGAGGTGGGGTGAAGGCGTAGCAGTGGGACAGACTGTTGCTGCAGGcattcttctcctccctctctgtaCCACATCAGTCCTGCTCAGACCCAAGAGGGAAGGCTTCTTATGTTCTCCTATACCAGCACACTATTTCTCACTTAGCTGTTCAAACAAAACAGGGTTCCGTTTTGTTTTGCAAGGAAGGGCCCGGCTCTCATGGAGGGAGGCACAGACTTTCTCTGAAGGCAGATCAACAAGTAGATCTGAAGGACGGCTGCTCAAAATTaggagcaagattttttttttttcaaaaaaaaaaaaaaaaactagttacaggggggaaaaaaacttctcTGTGGCACGTATCCCCTGCCCCCCTACTCTCTTCTTCAGTCTTGTCATGCACACAGACATGCCTCCACAAAAGTGTTGCTTGCTTCTTGTTGCAGTGAAAATGAagtagtggggttttttttccagttgagTTTGCATTTCAGATATTTCGGGGAAAGGgtataatgtttttttaaattgctcaAACCTTCTCTTCATCCTCAAATTGACTGTGCAATCTTACCTTTGTCTCTTTTCTTGCCGCCTCCTACTTGTTCACTCACATATGCCTAAAAATGTcaccagcaattttttttaaaaaaagaaacattagttcttcagtttctttttttaaagtacagtaaAACATGGAGGGAAGGATTCATTAAAGAATAACTATTATATATAcaaatatctataaatatatataaatacatttggaaaaaaaaactttgtacaAGTTTGGAATTTGAAGGGTTTCTAAAAAGAGGGTGGCAAGGAAAAGGCcagcaaaaccaaaccaaaccatggAGATTCATGTATGGGGTTGGTCGTACTTCTCATTATAGATTCAAAACTGTTACCTAGCCAAGTACTTGAATTTGGTAGCCACTCTTCTGCGAACACTATGCCAGGAATGACTGAGAAACTTGGCTTATTGGTAAGTAATCACGAGTTCATGCAAAGTTGCTAATGAATTCTGCTCAGCTTAAACAGCCAGAAATGCCCAGTGGCAAAGAAGTTATCACTGCATTCAAAACAATTCTTGGCTGAGCTCTTGTTTAAGAATACAGAGTCTGCAGAGCAAggcatatttaaaaagaaaaacccacaaGCCACTGCTCTAATTTGCTTTGGTCCTATTTTCAGAGAGAGCTAACTGAAAGCAATAGGACAACATTCCTTGCTGCCAGAATTTCCTGGAGTGTGATTAAGTTTCAGCGTTTTCTGCAACTGTGGCTAGTATGAGTTAAAGATACTTAATTTTGGCTAG harbors:
- the RARA gene encoding retinoic acid receptor alpha isoform X5; translation: MVYTCHRDKNCIINKVTRNRCQYCRLQKCFEVGMSKESVRNDRNKKKKDAPKQDCSESYIITPEVEDLIEKVRKAHQETFPALCQLGKYTTNNSSDQRISLDIDLWDKFSELSTKCIIKTVEFAKQLPGFTTLTIADQITLLKAACLDILILRICTRYTPDQDTMTFSDGLTLNRTQMHNAGFGPLTDLVFAFANQLLPLEMDDAETGLLSAICLICGDRQDLEQPDRVDQLQEPLLEALKIYVRKRRPSKPHMFPKMLMKITDLRSISAKGAERVITLKMEIPGSMPPLIQEMLENSEGMDSLGGSTGAPSRISSLAPPPGSCSPSLSPSSNRSSPATHSP